ttttctttataaaatcaTAAGTTTCAgatgggccaaactggtgcatgTGCCTTTGGTGTGGGGGCTTAAGATTCCACCTAGAGTCAACTATTCCTTGGGCTGGTAACAAATAACAAGGTGCTTACCAGGGATAATCTTAGTAAGAGGAGGAAAGAGTAGGATAATTCACGTCTGTTTTTTGAGAAACCGAGACAGTCCAACATTTGTGTTAGTTAATTCAGGCACGTTCATATTAGTTTGTTTAGTTGTTTCTTCAGTTGTTAGAGTCCATGCGCATGAGGACACGATCTGCTTGTGTTGATCCCGTGCGCATAGGTGGAGGTGGCGAGGATAGCTCGCGACATCCGAGTGTTCAGGGGGCATCGTGCACTCTTCTGTTGCGAGTTGTGGGGGTGGACGCGGCATCTGCGCGGTGAGAGAAGCGCTCGTGCGCCCGTTTACTTGTATTGCAATTGCTAATAGATAGAGGAGAAGAACAGAAAAGTTGTAGCTTGATTGCAGCATAAAAACAAAGTCCAAGTGTTCGTGTGCGTTCGTGTGTGCGTTCCCGTCTCTGAATTCATCATCCTCGGCTCCAGCGAGGTGAGTAGCCCCAGCGTGCGCCggaacaattggtatcagagccgggttGAGGAGCTTCGGCGGCACGGCGTCATGACCTCCCCCAAGCACCGAggtcgcacgccgccgccgccgagcaagCCCAGGACATCCGACGGCAAGTCCCCACCGCCGTCACCCGAGAAGAAGGCAAGGTCACCCGGGAACAACTCGGGGAGGACGGCTTCAAGATACTGCTTGAAGAGGGCTTCATTTGAATCTTGGACCAGTGGAGACGGTTGTTGGCAAGGGTGCCACGCATGGTGAATCGCCTCTACCAGCTGACACTGGACATCGCCAAGCCGGTGTGTCTTGCTGCGCAAGGCACCAATGCGGCGTGGCGATGGCACGCAAGGTACGGCCACCTCAACTTCCGGGCACTTCGGCAATTGGCACAGCGGCAGATGGTGCAAGggatgtgttatcgccataaattaacagggttaattaatgggccacaagcaagttgggcttagtgtggaaattaaagaaggcttgtgaattgGCTCCTGCATGagtatttgggccatgtgggccgtgTATCTTTAGGTTTAGTTCAGTTCGGTTAGGGTTAGAGTCCAATATGGACGTGTTAGTTTAGATTGTGTTCCAAGTctacggactataaatatgtaccctatgacattcaTAGGAGGAGGACGTCATTCACCTTCAGCAACAACAAACCGCGGTGCACCGCTACCCCTGTTTCTAgggttttcatccaagtaagcgccatgctgccttgATCGCTCCTTGCGATcaaggcagcattgttcttgcttttacctttggTATTACTCGTGCTGAAGAATTTTTTATggtgagtaatgctagttatcccgatgtttgtagcatgtttttagtagatttattACGTGCTTACATGCTTAACATATGCAAATATCATGTTACTCATGCATGATCATATACTTTCAATCTTGTACTAGTTCTTGCTACGCAGAATTAGTCGTGCAGGAGTAACACCTTGCTGTGTTctgtttagtagatccgatctgttatggtttgttcttatcctATAAGAATTGATTTAATATCtgctagattaggccttgcaaatggattggatgttccggcgACATATTAGATGTTTTGCTTTAGTCTTAGTGGGGATTGTTCTGGGAATTGGCTCTTGCTacttcttaggcctctattctggttaaggtttagccATCTATTACGTGTGTTAGGCCTAATTATGTGTAGgacgttccgatctagcagtgaggcttttaccaTCATGGATTGGATTGATTGAATGTAATTACAGCAATTTATTACAGTTATATGCTTCATTTATTGATATCTGGATATACAAATCTGActgacactgggactcgatcggctctttaaagctgatgcaagagtcgtcccgaggAGCCGACagtggctcggactaatgtttataCATGTCTATGTATGCAGGCGAATCACTGAAACACgttttgcaccttcctgatcaggtataagtcaggtggcacgccctgcaacTCTGGAAGCAAtaggcgtgtgccaggatctgggccgttgaccgagggaccggtgccagttAGCGCCCCGGCAGCTCACGGCTCCTCATGTTGCCTATCGCTACTCGCTGGTGGGTTTCGACCAATAATAGGATGCCGCAGCTCGATCATGTCAATAAGGTCTACGACAGCTGCTTGGCGGGCAAGTAGCGAAGAATGCCATTCCCTGGCAAAGCAAAGTACCGCGCGGAGTCCAAGCTCGAGCTTGTGCACAGCGACATCTGTGGGCCGGTGACGCCATCGACTCCAAGTGGCAATATATTCTTCCTCCTCGTCGATGACCTCAACCGGTACATGTGGCTCATCCTACTGGGCTCCAAGGACCAGGCAATGGCGGCGATAATGTGTTTTCAGGGGGTGCACCAAAGTTGAAGCCGGGAGAAAGCTGGGCAGACTGCACACCGACCGCGGAGGTGAGTTCACGGCGTGCACGTTCACTGACTACCGCGCCGAGGAGGGAATCCAGAGGCACCTCACCGCGATGTACACGCCCCAACAGAACGGGGTAGTAGAACAGTGATTGATGGTCGGGTTGTCACAGGTGGAGTTGGTTAGAGTTTTTCTGTCGAATATGTGTACAATCCGGTTACGATTGGACTTGAGTTGTATTAGGGTCTAGGATAGAGTTCTAGTCGTACTCTAATCTAGGGGGCCATAAATATGAGGCCAACCCTATTGTAACCGTAAGACGACAAGATAGCTTGGGTTGGGTGTGTGGCGCTTCCGTGGTGTGCCCGGATGCCGGCATAGCTATTGATACGGGGAGGAGTGCCCGTATCAATAGTCCCGGGGATGTAGGCTTCGGCTGAACCTTGTTAACAAATATCGTGCCTCCGGTGTCGTCTGTGATCGTGCATGTTCGTCTCGGATAGATCTAATCATCGTTTCCGCTGGGGAAGATTAGCAAGCCAGCTCGTCGCTGGGGGCTAATCTCTAACACAAGTACGCAACACACTAATGACGAATGAGACCTGGGAACTAGTTCCACGAAGGAGAGGGATAAATCTCATAGATAGCAAGCGGGTctacaaaataaagaaaaaagctGATGGCTCAATAGAAAGGTTCAAGGCTAGGCTGGTAGCCAAGGGTTTTAAACAAAGACATGGAGTAGACTACCTAGATACTTACAGCCCAGTGGTTAAACCATCCACTGCCTGAATAATTTTATCTATGGCAATTTCAAAGGGTTGGTCTCTAAGACAGGTAGATATACAAAATGCCTTTCTTAATGGGTTGCTTCAAGAAGAAGTGTATGTGAAGCAGCCTCTAGGCTATCAAGATCCTAACAAGCTACCAGCTCACATATGTCGATTCAGAATAGCACTGTATGGCCTAAAACAGGCACCCGGAGCATGGCATTCAAGGCTTACAGGGAAATTACAGGAGCTGGGCTTCAAATCTTGAGAGCAGATGCATCTCTATTCATATTCAGAAATAGAGAGGTCACCGTTTATATGTTAATATATATTGACCACATCATCATTGCCAGTTATTCGGATAGTACAGTCAACAAGTTGATGCAGCAGCTCACAGGAGAGTTTGCAATCAAGGATCTGGGTACACTAAACTATTTCCTGGGCATTGAAGTTAAGCAACAAAGAGATGGTCTAATGTTGTCTCAGAAGCACTATGCTCTTGATCTGCTGAAAATAGCATGTATGGAAAAATGCAGAGCAATTTCCACACCCATGGCAACAACCGAGAGACTGTCTAGAGAACAAGGCCATTCACTGAACAATGGAGAGCAGTTTAGATAGCTTCTCTGATGCAGACTGGGCTGGATGCCCTGATGATCGCCGATCCACGTCAGGCTTTGCAGTATTCCTTGGAACAAACCTGGTGTTCTGGAGCTCAAGAAAACAGGCCACAATGTCAagatcgagtaccgaagtagagTACAAGGCTATTGCCAACATGACAACTGAAATAATCTGGGTGCAGTCACTACTACAGGAATTAGGGGTGTTCCAACACAAGGCACCGTTGATTTGGTGTGATAATCTTGGGCTACCTACCTGACGACTAATCCAATGTTCCATGCCAGGACCAAACATATTGAAGTGGATTTCCAATTCGTTCGAGAACAAGTAGCCCGCAAAGCACTAGAAGTGAGGTTTATCTCCTCCAAGGATCAACTGGCAGATGTACTGACAAAGCCACTCTCCAGAGCGCCTTTCACAAAGAATCGATCCAATCTCAACATGACAGCACGTTGTGATTGAGGGGCATGTCAAAGTTGTTAGTCAGATAGGCTAGGATAAGCTTCCTGCGTCCCTCACGTCATAGACCGTGTTTACTGCAGAACGTTAGCCGCAACGTTGCCGCGATGTCGTGACCACAGGCTGCGCCTTGATAACCGGATCATGGATCCATGTAATTGATCGTTGTACATTTGTTCTATAAATACATACAAGGTCCGAAAGAGAACCAGCGCTTCGGCAACTCTTTCTGTGCTTTCATTAAGCATTTCCATTTATGTTTTTCATACAAATTTCAAACGTTGTGTTCTGAGATTGAAAAAATTCCTCTCGTGTCACCAAAATCAGGGACATGGTGGCTAGTACCTGGCTGGTTCTTTGTGTATTCTCTCTGGTGCTGTTTTAGTTTGTTAAGTTTGTTGAACACACATGTCCATCCCTAAAGAATAATATTTAGCCTTACAGATAGAGATATGCATCCTTTTGATTGTAAGCCACAACACTGATGTTTCCTCACGACATAGAATACAGTACTCCGTAAGTTTTGTTATAAACGCTGTACAATAGCTTTGAAAAACTATAACTTGTATCATGCCATCGCTGCTCATAATTTTGCTGGATTTTCAAAAACCCTACTATGGAGCTAATATATCCCTCATCAACAAAGGAAACTTGTAAGATGTCCAATCTGGAAACAAAACAGTACCACTCATCTGCACAAACATGGTGCAATCAGTGTTCAAAGTACATAGTGCAGGTTTTACATAGAATTCCAAATTGCCCAAATAAAATGTTATTATCCCAACATAGAGATACAATATGTTCGAGTATTAAAATATAGAAAAGCAGCTGGGCCCAACAATTGAAGCTGATGAAGCTAGATCATACTAAGGAGCTCAGACTTGAAATTCCGACCCAACCGGAATCTCAGTTCCAAGATGGGCCATTCTCCTAGTAGCTTGGTAAGAATGGGCAATAAAGATGTTAGAACACAGATTGTAACGGCCAGCCATAGGAGATGAGGAGCAAGAACAGTGAATAGACCAGTTGCGAAGGCTGTGGTGGTAGCCATGTATGCAAACCACATAAGCTTCTTCGTAAAAGATCTGTAGTAAAGTAAGAACTCAAGATCCTCCCACCTTGCTATGATGCACACAAAGGCAACAACAAGTGAGGAGCACATTGCCAAGGTGTCTGAGAGCAAGAATGCCTGGAAAGCAAACTTCCTTGCCATGATGGGAAGCCCCTCGTTTCCGGAGTCACTGCTATATCCTCCAGGCAGAGTGAAAGCAGCAGCAAAGGTAATAGTGGCAAGGAGGATGGCAACTAGGGAAGTGTTGCCAGTGTATGTTTGAGTCAGTGACTTAATATCCTTCCTTGATGAGGCTGTCACTTTATTCTTGACTTGCTCATGGAGATTACCAATAGAAGGTGCGTGTAGAGGATCAGCTTTCAACATAAGCATTGACACTTCATTCTGCATAAAATTCAAACAAATGTGCAAATAAATAAATGGAGTTTGCAGTATTTAATATATATACTAGTACTCAAGGGAATTAATTAATATAATGAAAATTAATTGGATTCCTGTTGTGTGAGGAATCCTCGTGCCATTGTATTGTAGCACATAACTAATGAGGAATTATAGTATTATTTATTTTAGATTATGACCAAAATGGTTGTTATTTATATTGCTTTGCACTGCATTGATACAAGGGCTGAGGCATTTGGACAACAAACATACGTACGTACCCAGTTTAATGTCTTGGCGTGGTGGGCGGTAGTACCTAGTAACCAGGATGCTGGGTTACCCACTTTGTTGAGCACTGTAACATCAATGTCCGGGCATCGTAGCAAAGCATGGACTATCTTTGGATCACACTTTCTTACCGCGTTATGCAAAGGAGTCTCTTCATTTTCGTCTCGCACGTTGACTAGTTTCCGAGTATACTTTGAATCAAGGAAGAATTCTAGAAGCTCCATACGACCAAGCATTACAGCTTGCTGAAGACATGTCGATGTCGTCTCGTCGTTTGCAACGCGACAGGGAGCATCCGGACAATGCTTAAGAAGCTCTTTGGCAATACCAACATATCCCCGTGACGCTGCCGCAGAAATAAGAACAGGGGATCCCTTAGAGGATACTGCGTACCCTAAGGACCAGTCATGTTCGAGCAGCACTCTCAGGACCTCAACCTTGTCCCAGTGCGCAGCCAGGTGCATTGGAGTAGCCTTATGTTTGTCTTCTTCTCTGGCCAGCCCGGGACGTGTCTCCATAATCCTTTTTGCGATGGCTGAAACcaaattaataaattaatttacTACTCCTGCTCGAAAATTAAATTTCATACACAATCCACACACACTAAGCATGCACCACCTGTATTGCCACTTCTCACAGCAGCATGCAGAACATTGTAACCATACGCTCCCCCGTGAGCAGAATCAGGGATCTCCAACAGCTTCTCGAAGACATCCGCGTGATTTCTCATCACCGCGATGAACATGGGCGACTCGCCGTATTGGTTTACAGCACGCGACAGTGAAGGCTCGGCCTCTATCAGCTCCAGCGCGAGGTCCCTGTGGCCGCTGCGGATGGCGTGGTGCAGCGCATTGCATCCGTTCCTGTCTTGCATTAGGATTGCGTCGCTCAACTGCTGAGCAATGCAGCACCTGAGAATAGATGAAGCCAAAGATGTATGGCCGCTTGCTACGGCTGCGAGCAGCGGCGTCTCGCCGTCGGCATTGGTGGCGGCCAGGAGAGGCACAGACTGGCTGAGCGACATGACATCCTTGCAGAACTCCTCGTGCCCATGGATGGAGGCGATGTGGAGGCAGGTGTTCCCTTGCGGGGTTGTCCCATGCAGGACGCCAGGGACATGCACAGCCATGTGCTTCATTTCTGCAGCATCACCAGACGCTGCTGCTTCTAGGAGACGTAGGTCCATCAGAGGGTTTCCTGGTGAACGGGTAGCCCCCCTGATGGTTCTGGCGGGGAAGATATATCGTCTGCCATCTGTAATACAACAACTAGTATTGTTTATTCAAAACTGTTGATATATAGGACAAACAAATTTAGTTGTCGTTCGAAATTAGTATCTAGTATTATTGCATAAGAGAACCGCAAGCTCTAATTGCTGCAACACAGGCTGTCTCAGTAACAGGCAAGTATTCCAACCAGAATCCCATGTATCTTATAAtcttataataataataataataataataataataataataataattactaATTAGACACTACTACTCCCTTTTTTAGCCTCTATGTAATTTCTCCAACGACGCACTAAAAAAAGTACAATATCTTAGAAAttcaaacaacaaattaaagccAAACATCATACAATCTATTTTTAGACTAGGTCTAGTCGATAACGATAGTCTTTTGGTAtaatttggtgcatttggtgtGAGCAGGGGAGAGGAAAGAGAGGAGCTcttgggagagaggagagagagtttAGGGCATGTTTGGAATCACTGTAATTCTACAGTTTTGAAGTATATGGAAATACCATGGTATTCTGACCCAAAAGCTGTTTGGTTGGTCTTTGAAACACAGAGTTTCTAAAAGCACAGTTTCCTCAATACCACAGTATTTTAGGGGTATTGAAAACTCTGTTAGCCAGCCTTGTTCAAGCCGACCCCCAAGATCGAGTAGCCCGACCATGGTGTACCACTCAGCCGACCCCCATAGGctcacgcacacacacacacacacacgctctGGAAGATGAACACTGAAGGTGGAAGCAGAGAGGAAAACAGAGAAATTGGTGCTGCTTCAAGTCTCAGAGCCGCAGCTGCTCGTTCCTTTATACGCAACCAACCGACACCGAAGGCATGGCGCTACAGTTGCTATTGCTACTTTACACTGCAGCCATGCTGCAACTACTACCGCTACTATTGCTCCTACTGTTGCCATGCCGGCAACTGCTACCACTACATCAGCCGTCCGAACAAAAAGGACAGGCATGGTAAAAAGGGGAGCTAGTGCTCCTACTACTTTTGCAAAAGCAAGCAAGAGTCGGTAATTATCCAGCAAACTCCACTTGGGACCAAAGTTTTCTCCACCAAACGTCCACTTTTGTCTCCCGCCTCTCGCCTCACGTGCAGCGCCGCTCCTCCCTTGCCACCCCATGTCCCGCCCCACTCCTTCCGTGCCACCCCCACCCCCGACTGTCTAGCGCCGTTCCTCCCTCGCCTCCCCATATCCTGCACAGCTCTTCCGCCCCCACCTCTCGGCCGCTCCGCTCCACTAGCATTCTCAACCGCTTGCGCACCTCCCTCCCGTGCGGCGCCTCCCGCTGCAGCAGGACGATGAGCAGGTGGTGGAAGCCACCCGGGCCCGTGCCGAGATGCGTTGCCCGCCCAGGGGCTAGGTCCGCTCGGCCGAATGGGCCACACGCCATTGCTCGTCCCCGCCACCCCCGTCCGAgcttcctcctccgcccgaGCCGACTTGCCCCTCTCCTCCCCAGTTGCACCGCCTCTCGCACTGCCCCTTTCCGCCCCTACCTTCCTCGTCGCTTCCGGCCTCCCACGCGGCTCTGTGTCGCTCCTCCTGCCCCTACCTTCCTCGCCGTTCGCGCGTCCCCACCATTGGCTCGCCTCTGGAATCCCGCGCTGAGTCGCGTTGCTTTGCCCACGCGGAGGAGGCACAACGCCCACTCCGTGGTAGCGAGCCCCGCCAGCACAGACACCGCCGTGTCTTGCAACCCCGTCTCCCAGTTTGCTCCGCACGCATGGCGGCCCCACCTCTCTCATCGCTCTAGCCGTGCGGCGGCCCCGCAGTGGCTCGACCCCCGCTTCActcctcctcccggccgccCAACATGTGCCGCCCTGCCGGCCACCGCCCCGCCTCCCTTGCCGTGGTATGACCCACGTGACGCTGTTCTAGATCCCTCTCCGACCTGCCACCCTCTCTTGTCaatttataataaaaaataccGTGAAATCAAATGGACTTTGGTTTCCAAGAAAACTGTAGTTTTAATGTAGTATGTGAAAACCACAATATTGATGGCACatccaaaaaataaacaagttaAGAGTAGAAAACACAGGATTTCTTTTGGCGGTTTCTACCCAGAAGGCATAATGTCTTATTTGGATGGTTATTACCTATCTTGAGCATATTCTAATCTAATAATATAAGGGGGGAACATGCATTAGTTTCATTTTATTGAAATAATCAATAATCATAATTTGCAGCAAAAGTAAATATCATTAGTAGGCCCCAAAACATGATTCAACTCGGTCCAAAGTCCTATACTGTATAGCCCAGGATAcagaaaataagagaaaatattAATTTCTTATGGGCTAAGACGACCTATCGAACTAGACAGTTTGTAG
This sequence is a window from Panicum virgatum strain AP13 chromosome 7K, P.virgatum_v5, whole genome shotgun sequence. Protein-coding genes within it:
- the LOC120639465 gene encoding ankyrin repeat-containing protein At5g02620-like → MDLRLLEAAASGDAAEMKHMAVHVPGVLHGTTPQGNTCLHIASIHGHEEFCKDVMSLSQSVPLLAATNADGETPLLAAVASGHTSLASSILRCCIAQQLSDAILMQDRNGCNALHHAIRSGHRDLALELIEAEPSLSRAVNQYGESPMFIAVMRNHADVFEKLLEIPDSAHGGAYGYNVLHAAVRSGNTAIAKRIMETRPGLAREEDKHKATPMHLAAHWDKVEVLRVLLEHDWSLGYAVSSKGSPVLISAAASRGYVGIAKELLKHCPDAPCRVANDETTSTCLQQAVMLGRMELLEFFLDSKYTRKLVNVRDENEETPLHNAVRKCDPKIVHALLRCPDIDVTVLNKVGNPASWLLGTTAHHAKTLNWNEVSMLMLKADPLHAPSIGNLHEQVKNKVTASSRKDIKSLTQTYTGNTSLVAILLATITFAAAFTLPGGYSSDSGNEGLPIMARKFAFQAFLLSDTLAMCSSLVVAFVCIIARWEDLEFLLYYRSFTKKLMWFAYMATTTAFATGLFTVLAPHLLWLAVTICVLTSLLPILTKLLGEWPILELRFRLGRNFKSELLSMI